In the Helianthus annuus cultivar XRQ/B chromosome 11, HanXRQr2.0-SUNRISE, whole genome shotgun sequence genome, one interval contains:
- the LOC110933018 gene encoding uncharacterized protein LOC110933018, producing MADARNINDDNNDAVRQEAFENRVTEVAEGVMQANLPRLAQEVESRVLGVVDAMMTSRFEELKELIEGSKSRGKERRCTYKDFMACHPTTYDGKIDPIECQRWISNIEAVFIRSRCDKEDQVMFATGLLTHQAKDWWDAHSKEVGEDRLQAMTWQEFKGPFMRYHCPQSAIDKIQEDFLRLRQKNESVNEIANNFMDKMKFCGELVTTERMKISRFYGVLKAEVREFITPSKCETLEELIDLARDREIEIKRQEERGEKRPSEKGASFSPSKKGKFQDQGRKGKSKGGITPCKTCGKLHTGECLLGKKGCFKCGKEGHSSYQCPDNPKTCFNCFEKGHIKSECPKLQQGSKKEDKKQEGSRTKGRMYQITSEEAKSQPNVVSGVKEEGTSTKQAEGAQDRGKAPL from the exons ATGGCTGATGCAAGAAATATCAATGATGATAACAATGATGCGGTTAGACAAGAAGCATTCGAAAACAGAGTCACGGAAGTAGCGGAAGGGGTTATGCAAGCCAATCTACCTCGGTTAGCTCAAGAAGTAGAAAGCCGAGTTCTGGGGGTTGTGGATGCTATGATGACGAGTAGGTTCGAAGAGTTGAAAGAATTAATCGAAGGATCCAAGAGTAGAGGTAAGGAACGAAGGTGCACTTACAAGGATTTTATGGCTTGTCATCCGACGACGTATGACGGTAAAATAGATCCTATTGAATGTCAAAGATGGATCTCGAATATAGAGGCGGTCTTTATACGGAGCCGGTGTGATaaggaggatcaagtgatgttcgCTACCGGTTTACTAACCCATCAAGCGAAGGATTGGTGGGATGCTCACAGCAAGGAGGTAGGCGAAGACAGACTGCAAGCTATGACTTGGCAAGAGTTCAAGGGGCCCTTCATGAGATATCATTGCCCTCAGTCGGCGATCGACAAGATTCAGGAGGATTTCTTACGCCTCCGGCAGAAAAACGAATCAGTGAATGAAATAGCAAACAattttatggataagatgaagttctgtggAGAATTGGTAACAACCGAGAGAATGAAGATAAGTCGCTTCTATGGTGTGTTAAAAGCAGAAGTTAGAGAGTTCATCACTCCCTCGAAATGCGAAACTCTTGAAGAGCTCATTGATTTAGCACGGGATAGAGAGATCGAAATTAAAAGGCAAGAGGAGCGAGGTGAAAAGAGGCCGAGTGAAAAGGGTGCAAGTTTTAGTCCATCCAAAAAGGGGAAGTTTCAGGATCAAGGAAGAAAGGGTAAGTCGAAGGGTGGGATTACACCATGCAAGACATGTGGGAAGCTCCATACCGGAGAGTGTTTGCTAGGTAAGAAGGGGTGCTTTAAATGTGGTAAGGAGGGGCATTCGTCCTATCAATGCCCGGATAACCCAAAGACTTGTTTCAACTGTTtcgaaaaagggcatatcaagtcGGAATGTCCAAAGCTTCAACAAGGGTCAAAGAAAGaagataagaagcaagagggttCCAGGACAAAGGGGAGAATGTATCAGATCACGTCTGAAGAAGCCAAGTCCCAACCAAATGTGGTTTCAG GCGTGAAAGAAGAAGGTACAAGCACTAAGCAAGCGGAAGGagcacaagatcgag GTAAAGCACCTCTATAG